A stretch of the Perca fluviatilis chromosome 17, GENO_Pfluv_1.0, whole genome shotgun sequence genome encodes the following:
- the rxfp3 gene encoding relaxin-3 receptor 1: protein MSGDTNYEGSAGIVSAANFNLSCIFNTTNRSDGDFHLSDFKKTDYVGDGAAVVRIIISVIYSLVCALGLVGNLLVLYLMKSKQVWKKSSINLFVTCLAVTDFQFVLTLPFWAVENALDFTWLFGKAMCKIVSYVTAMNMYASVFFLTAMSVARYWSLASALKCRRRRRPHCCSARCITVFIWFAAVSAALPHAVFSTTVTVSSEDLCLVKFPETNGTAQFWLGLYHSQKVLLGFMLPLGIISACYLLLLRSITSKNINTSSAKRRAKVTKSVTIVVLSFFLCWLPNQALTAWGILIKLNVVHFSYEYYTTQVYVFPVSVCLAHSNSCLNPILYCLMRREFRKALKKLFWRMTSPTIRPFTATTKPAMDEQRHQVQANAPEEPAVVFYPPGAVVYNDGRDLPQNST from the coding sequence ATGTCTGGAGACACTAACTACGAAGGCTCAGCAGGGATTGTCTCTGCTGCAAACTTCAACCTGAGCTGCATTTTTAACACGACCAACCGCTCCGACGGAGACTTCCACCTGTCAGACTTCAAGAAAACAGATTATGTGGGAGACGGCGCTGCTGTTGTGAGGATAATCATCTCTGTCATTTACTCGCTGGTTTGCGCGCTGGGTCTGGTTGGGAATTTACTAGTGCTGTACTTGATGAAGTCCAAACAGGTGTGGAAAAAGTCCTCCATCAACCTTTTCGTAACTTGTTTGGCGGTTACGGACTTCCAGTTCGTCCTTACTCTGCCGTTCTGGGCGGTGGAAAACGCGCTGGACTTTACGTGGCTTTTCGGCAAAGCGATGTGCAAGATTGTCTCCTATGTGACGGCTATGAACATGTATGCCAGCGTGTTTTTCCTGACTGCTATGAGCGTGGCGAGGTACTGGTCGCTCGCCTCTGCGCTCAAGTGCaggcggcggcggcggccaCACTGCTGCTCCGCGCGGTGCATCACCGTTTTCATCTGGTTTGCCGCTGTCTCCGCCGCTCTGCCGCACGCAGTTTTCTCCACGACGGTGACCGTTTCCAGTGAGGACTTGTGTCTTGTCAAATTCCCGGAAACTAACGGAACGGCGCAGTTTTGGCTGGGACTGTATCATTCTCAGAAAGTGTTGCTGGGTTTTATGTTGCCGCTGGGCATCATCTCAGCCTGCTATCTGCTCCTTTTGCGCTCCATCACCTCCAAAAACATCAACACCTCGAGCGCCAAACGACGCGCCAAGGTCACCAAGTCTGTCACCATCGTGGTTTTATCCTTTTTCCTCTGCTGGCTGCCCAACCAGGCGCTGACAGCCTGGGGCATCCTCATCAAACTCAATGTGGTTCATTTCAGTTATGAGTACTACACCACGCAGGTGTACGTCTTCCCCGTGTCCGTGTGCCTGGCGCACTCCAACAGCTGCCTGAACCCCATTCTGTACTGCCTGATGAGGCGGGAGTTCAGGAAAGCGCTAAAAAAACTCTTCTGGCGGATGACTTCTCCGACTATAAGGCCGTTCACAGCCACCACAAAGCCAGCGATGGACGAGCAAAGGCACCAGGTCCAGGCCAATGCGCCCGAGGAGCCCGCTGTGGTGTTTTATCCTCCCGGGGCTGTTGTGTACAATGACGGGCGAGATCTGCCGCAAAACAGCACGTAG